A window of Campylobacter lari subsp. lari contains these coding sequences:
- the guaA gene encoding glutamine-hydrolyzing GMP synthase — MKKADILVLDFGSQYTQLIARRLREQGVYAEILPFNVSLDEIKAKEPKGIILSGGPASVYANDAYFCDKGVFDLNIPVLGICYGMQLMAHHFGANVAPAGHKEYGKATIDIQNDSDLFKNLPKKQTVWMSHSDKVENLPQGFEVLATSENSPFCVFGDEKRKFFALQFHPEVQHSEFGKSILKNFAKYACNCDSVWNMGSFAKTQAQKIKEEVGNDKVLCAVSGGVDSSVVAALLASAIKDQVVVVFVDNGLLRSGEKEQVEYMFKHTLGIDLISIDAREIFLSRLAGVRDPEQKRKIIGNTFIEVFEEEAKKHKDVKYLAQGTLYTDIIESSVVGASKTIKSHHNVGGLPEKMNLKLIEPLKEIFKDEVRALGMELGLSKDVVYRHPFPGPGLAIRIMGEVNEPSLELLRKADVILIEELKSSGWYDKTWQAFCVLLNVQSVGVMGDNRTYDNAVCVRVVNASDGMTATFSHLPYELLENISRRIINEVNGINRVVYDISSKPPATIEWE, encoded by the coding sequence ATGAAAAAAGCAGATATTTTGGTTTTGGACTTTGGTTCACAATACACACAACTCATTGCCAGAAGATTAAGGGAGCAAGGTGTGTATGCAGAAATTTTACCTTTTAATGTAAGTTTAGATGAGATTAAAGCTAAAGAGCCTAAGGGTATTATTTTAAGTGGTGGGCCAGCTAGTGTATATGCAAATGATGCTTATTTTTGTGATAAGGGTGTTTTTGATTTAAATATACCAGTTTTAGGAATTTGTTATGGTATGCAATTAATGGCGCATCATTTTGGGGCAAATGTTGCTCCAGCAGGCCATAAAGAATATGGTAAAGCAACTATAGATATTCAAAACGATAGTGATTTGTTTAAAAATTTACCTAAAAAGCAAACAGTATGGATGAGCCATTCTGATAAGGTTGAGAATTTACCACAAGGTTTTGAGGTTTTAGCGACTAGTGAAAATAGTCCATTTTGTGTATTTGGAGATGAGAAGCGTAAATTTTTTGCTTTACAATTTCACCCCGAAGTTCAACATAGCGAATTTGGAAAAAGCATCTTGAAAAATTTTGCTAAGTATGCATGTAATTGTGATAGTGTATGGAATATGGGATCTTTTGCAAAAACTCAAGCGCAAAAAATCAAAGAGGAAGTAGGAAATGATAAAGTTTTATGTGCAGTAAGTGGCGGGGTTGATAGTAGTGTGGTGGCTGCACTGCTTGCTAGTGCGATAAAAGATCAAGTTGTGGTTGTGTTTGTTGATAATGGGCTTTTAAGAAGTGGCGAAAAAGAGCAAGTTGAGTATATGTTTAAACACACTTTGGGTATTGATTTAATTAGCATTGATGCAAGAGAGATTTTCTTAAGTCGTTTAGCAGGAGTGAGAGATCCTGAGCAAAAAAGAAAAATCATAGGAAATACTTTCATAGAGGTTTTTGAAGAAGAAGCTAAAAAACATAAAGATGTAAAATATTTAGCACAAGGAACTTTATATACTGATATTATTGAAAGTTCTGTTGTTGGGGCTAGCAAGACTATAAAATCTCACCATAATGTTGGCGGTTTGCCTGAAAAGATGAATTTAAAACTCATTGAGCCTTTAAAAGAAATTTTTAAAGATGAGGTAAGAGCTTTAGGAATGGAGCTTGGTTTAAGTAAAGATGTAGTTTATCGCCATCCTTTCCCAGGGCCAGGCCTTGCTATACGTATAATGGGTGAGGTAAATGAGCCTAGTTTAGAACTTTTAAGAAAAGCTGATGTGATTTTGATAGAAGAGCTAAAAAGTAGTGGTTGGTATGATAAAACTTGGCAGGCTTTTTGTGTGCTTTTAAATGTACAAAGTGTTGGTGTAATGGGCGATAATAGAACTTATGATAATGCAGTTTGTGTGCGTGTTGTTAATGCAAGCGATGGAATGACAGCCACTTTTTCTCATTTACCATATGAATTATTAGAAAATATTTCACGCCGTATTATCAATGAAGTAAATGGGATTAACCGCGTGGTGTATGATATTTCCAGTAAGCCACCAGCAACTATTGAGTGGGAATAA
- a CDS encoding polyribonucleotide nucleotidyltransferase: MRHEININNHIEIFDTDKVAKQAAGAVLMQEKNAVVLATVAREEKMVEEDFLPLTVQYIEKAYAAGKIPGGYVKRETKPGDSETLSARIIDRSLRPLFPKGYAYPTQIVIMVLSADPEVDLQVMSLNAASVALYLSDIPIKAPVCGVRIGRINNEFVLNPSNNELKNSTLDLYVAGVKDELLMIEMRALSNKKDNQHCMNELSEDDTLKALDFASSAILRGSNEYEKAFAAYRKNSKLEFKIESDNIQIIDYIKNTYITKLKIAINQMAKSERASEILQIAKEIESESMAIENEWKFEDIEKALHVCKRELVRNQIINENKRADGRGLKDVRKIDIETNILPSAHGSCLFTRGQTQALVVATLGNDNDAQMSDMLTEKNPICEKFMVNYNFPGFSVGEASPIKAPGRRELGHGNLAKRALYPSVDADYIHTIRLVSEILESNGSSSMATVCGGALALRAAGVKSEKLVAGVAMGLVFEEEKYAILTDIMGLEDHDGDMDFKVAGSHDGITALQMDIKLGGIEQKVLQEALYQAKEARGYILNLMQEACEKIIVNEAILPKVEIFNVDPNKIPDIIGQGGKTIKDIIEKFEVNIDLDRDKGEVKIAGIDHNLISQSKEYILNLLHSKGSNKRRDKKEMPKFDIGEEFLGRVQKVVEFGVFVELKEGVDGLLHNSKIKEKLEVGHEIKVKVAEIKNGKVSLDLA; this comes from the coding sequence ATGCGACATGAAATAAATATTAATAACCACATTGAAATATTTGATACCGATAAAGTGGCAAAACAAGCAGCAGGTGCAGTTTTAATGCAAGAAAAAAATGCAGTAGTTTTAGCAACTGTAGCAAGAGAAGAAAAAATGGTGGAAGAGGATTTTTTACCTCTTACAGTGCAATATATAGAAAAAGCTTATGCGGCAGGTAAAATTCCAGGAGGTTATGTAAAAAGAGAAACCAAACCGGGCGACAGTGAAACATTAAGCGCTAGGATTATAGATAGAAGTCTAAGACCTCTTTTTCCAAAAGGATATGCATATCCAACCCAAATTGTTATAATGGTTCTTTCTGCTGATCCTGAAGTAGATTTACAAGTGATGAGTTTAAATGCTGCAAGTGTTGCTTTATATTTAAGTGATATCCCTATTAAAGCACCTGTTTGTGGTGTAAGAATAGGTCGTATAAATAATGAATTTGTTTTAAATCCAAGCAATAATGAGTTAAAAAATAGCACTCTTGATCTTTATGTTGCAGGTGTTAAAGACGAACTTTTAATGATAGAAATGAGGGCTTTATCTAATAAAAAAGATAATCAGCACTGCATGAATGAGCTTAGTGAAGATGATACACTCAAGGCTTTAGATTTTGCAAGCAGCGCAATTTTGCGTGGCTCGAATGAATATGAAAAAGCATTTGCTGCTTATAGGAAAAATTCTAAACTCGAGTTTAAAATAGAGTCAGATAATATTCAAATTATTGACTATATAAAAAATACTTATATAACAAAACTCAAAATTGCTATTAATCAAATGGCAAAAAGTGAAAGGGCAAGTGAAATTTTACAAATTGCAAAAGAGATTGAAAGCGAATCTATGGCTATTGAAAACGAATGGAAATTTGAAGATATTGAAAAAGCTTTACATGTATGCAAAAGAGAACTTGTTAGAAACCAAATTATTAATGAAAATAAAAGAGCAGATGGTAGAGGTTTAAAGGATGTTAGAAAAATAGACATAGAAACAAATATTTTACCAAGTGCACATGGATCTTGTCTTTTTACTAGAGGGCAAACTCAAGCTTTAGTTGTTGCAACTTTAGGAAATGATAATGATGCGCAAATGTCAGATATGCTTACAGAAAAAAACCCAATTTGTGAAAAATTTATGGTTAATTATAATTTTCCAGGTTTTTCGGTGGGCGAAGCTAGCCCTATAAAAGCCCCTGGTAGAAGAGAGCTTGGCCATGGAAATTTGGCAAAAAGAGCTTTGTATCCTAGTGTTGATGCAGATTATATTCATACAATTCGTTTGGTTTCTGAAATTTTAGAAAGTAATGGTTCTAGTTCTATGGCTACTGTTTGTGGCGGTGCATTGGCTTTAAGAGCTGCAGGAGTAAAAAGTGAAAAACTAGTCGCAGGTGTGGCGATGGGACTTGTTTTTGAAGAAGAAAAATATGCTATTTTGACCGATATTATGGGACTTGAAGATCATGATGGAGATATGGATTTTAAAGTAGCAGGAAGCCATGATGGAATCACTGCTTTGCAGATGGATATAAAGCTTGGCGGTATAGAACAAAAAGTATTACAAGAGGCGTTATATCAAGCTAAAGAAGCAAGAGGATATATTTTAAATTTAATGCAAGAAGCTTGTGAAAAAATCATCGTAAATGAGGCTATTTTACCAAAAGTTGAAATTTTCAATGTTGATCCAAATAAAATTCCTGATATCATAGGACAAGGTGGTAAAACCATTAAAGATATCATTGAAAAATTCGAGGTAAATATTGATTTAGATAGAGATAAAGGTGAGGTTAAAATAGCAGGAATTGATCATAATTTGATTTCTCAAAGTAAAGAGTATATATTAAATTTACTTCACTCTAAAGGTTCTAACAAAAGGCGCGATAAAAAAGAAATGCCTAAATTTGATATTGGAGAAGAATTTTTAGGAAGAGTTCAAAAAGTTGTAGAGTTTGGAGTTTTTGTAGAACTTAAAGAAGGCGTGGATGGTTTGTTGCATAACTCTAAGATTAAGGAAAAGTTAGAGGTAGGGCATGAAATTAAAGTTAAAGTTGCAGAAATCAAAAATGGAAAAGTATCTTTAGATTTAGCCTAA
- a CDS encoding class I SAM-dependent methyltransferase → MFLYQYFKNPKQTGAFCASSKKLSKLITSHVQHAKNIVEIGPGTGSFTKYILKQKSHNASFFAVEINPHMAKKLEQNIKNIDIEISSAEFLPNILEKRAINTVDLIISGIPWALLNSNEQDLLLKSIHGALEKNGCFATFAYVLPTPKGRVFKKKLFATFSKVEISPIIWRNLPPAFVYFCTK, encoded by the coding sequence ATGTTTTTATATCAATATTTTAAAAACCCAAAACAAACAGGTGCATTTTGCGCAAGCTCTAAAAAATTAAGCAAACTCATAACTTCTCATGTCCAACATGCAAAAAATATCGTTGAAATAGGACCTGGTACGGGAAGTTTTACAAAGTATATTCTCAAACAAAAAAGCCATAATGCAAGTTTTTTTGCTGTTGAAATCAATCCACACATGGCAAAAAAATTAGAGCAAAATATAAAAAATATAGATATAGAAATTAGCTCAGCAGAATTTTTACCAAATATACTAGAAAAAAGAGCAATCAATACTGTAGATTTAATTATTTCAGGAATTCCTTGGGCTTTATTAAATTCCAATGAACAGGATTTATTACTAAAATCTATTCATGGGGCTTTAGAGAAAAATGGGTGCTTTGCAACATTTGCTTATGTACTTCCAACCCCAAAAGGCAGGGTTTTCAAGAAAAAGCTTTTTGCTACTTTTAGCAAGGTAGAAATTTCACCCATCATTTGGCGAAACCTCCCTCCTGCTTTTGTTTATTTTTGTACCAAATAA
- a CDS encoding RDD family protein, whose product MSTNQELFDKLEKEEIKIASFKKRFLAYVVDSFVILGIVSIILLDKINSMQTYEEIHNLLMRFAGGILILQFAYHSLFTYLYGATLGKMLLKIMVIDQELLDKPNFTQSALRAGVRQISDMLYGLGFAWALSNIVLKTWHDYAAKTVVIDLA is encoded by the coding sequence ATGAGCACCAATCAAGAATTATTTGATAAGCTAGAAAAAGAAGAAATAAAAATAGCAAGTTTTAAAAAAAGATTTTTAGCTTATGTTGTTGATAGTTTTGTAATTTTGGGCATTGTAAGTATTATTTTGCTTGATAAAATTAATTCTATGCAAACTTATGAAGAAATTCATAATCTTTTAATGCGTTTTGCTGGTGGGATTTTGATTTTACAGTTTGCATACCATAGTTTATTTACTTATTTATATGGTGCAACTTTAGGAAAAATGCTTTTGAAGATCATGGTGATTGATCAAGAATTACTAGATAAGCCAAATTTTACTCAAAGCGCTTTAAGAGCAGGTGTAAGACAAATTAGTGATATGTTGTATGGTTTAGGATTTGCTTGGGCTTTGAGTAATATTGTTTTGAAAACTTGGCATGATTATGCAGCCAAAACAGTGGTGATAGATCTTGCGTAA
- the nhaD gene encoding sodium:proton antiporter NhaD — translation MSKMLFLLCFGVSFLFASQTHELNLAFSALGIGILIIFILGYYFIAAEEKYHINKTKPALFIGTLSFVIIGIYMVMNDLDTQILEESVNHLILEIAQIVFFLIAAMTFIEALIERSVFETLKYKLVSKGYTYRKLFWLTGILAFFISPIADNLTTALILSTVLLTIDKDKKEFLIPGAINIVVAANAGGAWSPFGDITTLMVWTAKKATFFEFFALFPASFIGWLLTAYLLSRYVPNVKPNFHKDNLEKVEIKPGGKVFIVLGFLTIALAVFIHSICDLPAMWGMIFGLSLLSLYMYFFNRKQGKKDLNIFHYMTHIEMDTLLFFFGILSAVGALHFVGWLAYASDLYAKFGATSINIGVGFLSAIVDNVPVMSAVLKANPSMDDTQWLLVTLTAGIGGSLISFGSAAGVGVMGKMKGIYTFNAHLKYAWTILVGYIISIMVWYVQFQLLNL, via the coding sequence ATGAGTAAAATGCTTTTTTTGCTTTGTTTTGGTGTTAGTTTTTTGTTTGCCAGCCAAACGCATGAGCTAAATTTAGCTTTTAGTGCTTTAGGTATAGGCATTTTAATAATTTTTATATTAGGTTATTATTTTATAGCAGCAGAAGAGAAATATCATATCAATAAAACTAAGCCTGCTTTATTTATAGGTACTTTATCTTTTGTTATCATAGGCATATATATGGTAATGAATGATCTAGACACACAAATACTTGAAGAAAGTGTAAATCATCTTATTTTAGAAATTGCGCAAATTGTCTTTTTCTTAATAGCTGCTATGACTTTTATAGAAGCGTTGATAGAAAGATCGGTTTTTGAAACTTTAAAATACAAACTTGTAAGTAAAGGTTATACATATAGGAAGTTATTTTGGCTAACAGGTATTTTGGCTTTTTTTATTTCCCCGATCGCAGATAATCTTACAACTGCTTTGATTTTATCTACTGTGCTGTTAACTATAGATAAAGATAAAAAAGAATTTTTAATACCAGGAGCTATTAATATAGTAGTCGCTGCTAATGCAGGAGGTGCTTGGTCGCCATTTGGCGATATTACCACTTTGATGGTTTGGACAGCTAAAAAAGCAACTTTTTTTGAATTTTTTGCTCTTTTTCCTGCTTCTTTTATTGGTTGGTTGCTTACTGCTTATTTATTATCGCGTTATGTGCCTAATGTTAAGCCAAATTTTCACAAAGATAATTTAGAAAAAGTTGAGATTAAACCAGGTGGTAAAGTTTTTATTGTACTTGGTTTTTTAACTATAGCTTTGGCAGTATTTATCCATAGTATTTGTGATTTACCTGCAATGTGGGGTATGATTTTTGGACTTTCATTGCTTAGTTTGTATATGTATTTTTTCAATAGAAAACAAGGCAAAAAAGATTTAAATATTTTTCATTATATGACGCATATTGAAATGGATACTTTATTATTTTTCTTTGGTATTTTATCTGCTGTAGGTGCTTTACATTTTGTTGGTTGGCTTGCATATGCTTCTGATCTTTATGCAAAATTTGGAGCTACTAGTATTAATATAGGAGTAGGATTTTTATCTGCTATTGTAGATAATGTTCCAGTTATGAGTGCAGTATTAAAGGCAAATCCAAGTATGGATGATACTCAATGGCTTTTAGTAACTCTTACAGCAGGAATAGGGGGATCATTGATAAGCTTTGGTTCAGCTGCTGGAGTAGGAGTAATGGGTAAAATGAAGGGAATTTATACTTTTAATGCTCATTTAAAATATGCATGGACGATTTTGGTTGGTTATATAATATCTATTATGGTTTGGTATGTACAATTTCAATTGTTAAATTTGTAA
- a CDS encoding LPS-assembly protein LptD translates to MLRKILLSLACVGSLYASKVDIYALDVVKTNDIIEAKNNVVVVSDLYLITANEAKFNETTKDLELFGDVNILRGQKERTNSTYTKINLKDNTTAFKNLFFSNNDLEVWLQCHQANLNDKFVVTKKSVVSSCNVENPDWEIRFDEGKLNKESNFLHLYNAKLYVKNTPVMYLPYFGFSVDTKRKSGLLIPQVILKQSEGLYYNQPIYYVIDDSVDIQFEPQIRTKRGYGLYSTLRFIDSPYSQGEISGGIFGEKSSYKKEENLKNKEHYGLEIKYSSEALFKSLLSDEFQEGLWIDATYLNDVDYMNLSSSAKTEASLVTSKINYFLSDDDNYYGAYAKYYIDTSKISNKDTMQEYPSFQYHRYLNGFFDNYIQYSLDASFHRYYRHTGIYAKTLDFDLPLIYHTSFLDDFLNFAFTERVYANFVDYSNTDSKNQEHLFRNSHNFSLYTDLSKPYENFYHTLYLGANYFIPGAKSGKITEDFIELKDDPEQFNFSMYQYFYSALGKKKLYHSLKAKYFTKEGSFGGFDNVVEYFYNDYISLRNEAEYSGVDNRFDKVFSEALFDYGEWKVSLNHAYRIYEKEKYNFLGTKAQYDINTNYQIFGGLWFDLNKDPEKWEVGYTYQRKCWNYSLMYRKDISPKLTSGGISAKDQSGVYFMFNFYPLGGVSYDFSLEENERSI, encoded by the coding sequence ATCTTGCGTAAAATATTGCTTTCTTTGGCTTGCGTAGGGAGTTTATATGCTTCTAAGGTAGATATTTATGCTTTAGATGTTGTAAAAACAAATGATATTATAGAAGCAAAAAATAATGTGGTTGTAGTTTCTGATTTGTATTTAATAACCGCAAACGAGGCTAAATTTAATGAAACAACTAAAGATTTAGAATTGTTTGGTGATGTAAATATCTTACGAGGGCAAAAAGAAAGAACTAATTCTACTTATACTAAAATTAATCTTAAAGATAATACAACAGCTTTTAAAAATTTATTTTTTTCAAATAATGATTTAGAGGTTTGGCTGCAATGTCATCAAGCAAATTTAAATGATAAGTTTGTTGTAACTAAAAAGTCGGTTGTTTCTAGTTGTAATGTTGAAAATCCTGATTGGGAAATTCGTTTTGATGAGGGTAAATTAAATAAAGAGAGTAATTTTTTACATCTTTATAATGCAAAATTATATGTAAAAAATACCCCTGTGATGTATTTGCCGTATTTTGGCTTTAGCGTAGATACCAAAAGAAAAAGTGGTTTGTTAATTCCTCAGGTGATTTTAAAACAAAGCGAGGGATTATATTATAACCAACCAATCTATTATGTTATTGATGATAGTGTAGATATTCAATTTGAACCTCAAATTAGGACAAAAAGAGGCTATGGATTATACTCAACTTTAAGATTTATTGATAGTCCTTATTCTCAAGGTGAAATTAGCGGTGGTATTTTTGGAGAAAAATCAAGCTATAAAAAAGAAGAAAATTTAAAAAACAAAGAACATTATGGTTTAGAGATTAAATATTCAAGCGAAGCTTTATTCAAGAGTCTTTTGAGTGATGAATTTCAAGAAGGCTTATGGATTGATGCTACTTATTTAAATGATGTAGATTATATGAACTTAAGCTCTAGTGCAAAAACTGAAGCTTCTTTGGTTACCTCAAAAATAAATTATTTCTTATCTGATGATGATAATTATTATGGTGCTTATGCGAAGTATTATATAGATACTTCTAAAATTAGCAACAAAGATACCATGCAAGAATACCCTTCTTTTCAGTATCATAGATATTTAAATGGTTTTTTTGATAACTATATACAGTATAGCTTAGATGCTTCTTTTCATAGATATTATAGACATACGGGTATTTATGCTAAAACTTTAGATTTTGATTTACCTTTAATTTATCATACAAGTTTTTTGGATGATTTTTTAAATTTTGCCTTTACAGAAAGAGTTTATGCAAATTTTGTAGATTATTCTAATACAGATAGTAAAAATCAAGAGCACTTGTTTAGAAATTCACATAATTTTTCTTTATATACAGATCTTTCTAAACCTTATGAAAATTTTTATCATACCTTATATTTAGGTGCTAATTATTTTATACCCGGGGCTAAATCAGGTAAAATTACAGAAGATTTTATAGAATTAAAAGATGATCCTGAACAGTTTAATTTTTCGATGTATCAGTATTTTTATAGTGCTTTAGGTAAAAAAAAGCTATATCATAGTTTAAAGGCTAAATATTTTACCAAAGAAGGTAGTTTTGGTGGTTTTGACAATGTTGTGGAATATTTTTATAATGATTATATAAGTTTAAGAAATGAGGCAGAATATTCAGGGGTAGATAATCGCTTTGATAAAGTATTTAGTGAAGCCTTGTTTGATTATGGTGAGTGGAAAGTTAGTTTAAATCATGCTTATAGAATATATGAAAAAGAAAAATATAATTTTTTAGGAACTAAAGCTCAGTATGATATAAATACTAACTATCAAATATTTGGTGGTTTGTGGTTTGATTTAAATAAAGATCCTGAAAAATGGGAGGTAGGTTATACTTATCAAAGAAAGTGTTGGAATTATTCTTTGATGTACCGTAAGGATATTTCACCTAAACTTACTAGCGGTGGGATTAGCGCTAAAGATCAAAGCGGTGTATATTTTATGTTTAATTTTTATCCTTTGGGTGGTGTATCTTATGATTTTTCTTTGGAAGAAAATGAAAGGTCTATATAA
- a CDS encoding phosphoribosyltransferase: MFFEDEKEALERLYDLLPLNKLKDYIIITPSLKSIVFVDALAKKLEIPYDFLFTEQIKAPNNDECQIAMISETKELVYNEALVKAFDISLDYIYGEANRTYEEKILKNVYRYRKGNLLKDLKGKNILMLHEGCESGITASSCIKSLLKEEVSSIIYATALMPSDVYDYISVFADEVYCVQKIDHFVDIEFYFKNKTMLQAHEILDILEESRYYLPLKK; the protein is encoded by the coding sequence ATGTTTTTTGAAGATGAAAAAGAAGCACTTGAAAGATTATATGATTTACTCCCATTAAATAAATTAAAAGATTATATCATTATTACTCCTTCTTTAAAATCTATAGTTTTTGTTGATGCATTGGCAAAAAAATTAGAAATACCCTATGATTTTTTATTTACAGAGCAAATCAAAGCTCCTAATAATGATGAATGTCAAATAGCTATGATTAGCGAAACAAAAGAATTAGTTTACAATGAAGCCTTGGTTAAGGCTTTTGATATAAGCTTAGATTATATTTATGGTGAGGCAAATAGGACTTATGAAGAAAAAATTTTAAAGAATGTATACCGTTATAGAAAAGGTAATCTTTTAAAAGATTTAAAAGGAAAAAATATTTTAATGTTGCATGAGGGGTGTGAGAGTGGAATTACTGCTTCTTCATGTATAAAAAGTTTGTTAAAAGAAGAGGTTAGTAGTATTATTTATGCCACCGCTTTAATGCCAAGTGACGTATATGATTATATTAGTGTTTTTGCAGATGAGGTTTATTGCGTGCAAAAAATTGATCATTTTGTAGATATTGAGTTTTATTTTAAAAATAAAACGATGTTGCAAGCTCACGAAATTTTAGATATCTTAGAAGAAAGTAGATATTATTTACCTTTAAAAAAATAA
- the purD gene encoding phosphoribosylamine--glycine ligase, producing MKILILGSGAREYSIALALQKTNDNLEFYFAPGNGATAKIGTNLNMKDPKVITAYAKASEIDLCIVGSENFLAEGIVDLFKENNIAIFGPTKAAAMLEASKSFMKSFLKKYKIKTAKFLNTTDYEKAKKFITSLTPPIVVKADGLCAGKGVIIAQSHEEALEATKNMLSGESFGEAGKIVVIEEYLDGFELSVFAVCDGNDFILLPAAQDHKRLLDNDKGPNTGGMGAYAPSTLASESLLEQVKKDIVAPTLKGMKEEGAEFVGVLFIGLMVVNNKPYVLEYNVRFGDPECEVLMPLIENPLDLFLACVNKNLANTHIKIKNEFAVGVVCASKNYPYKDSPKALIEIGNIPQNSHISYAGVSLEDDKLYASGGRVLVCVGTGKSIEEAQKNAYMLCENVHFKGKQYRKDIAFQVLK from the coding sequence ATGAAAATTTTAATACTAGGAAGCGGTGCTAGGGAGTATTCTATTGCTTTGGCTCTTCAAAAAACAAATGATAATTTAGAATTTTATTTTGCTCCAGGAAATGGTGCTACTGCTAAAATAGGAACAAATCTTAACATGAAAGACCCTAAAGTTATAACAGCTTATGCAAAGGCATCTGAGATTGATCTTTGTATAGTCGGGAGTGAAAATTTTTTAGCAGAGGGTATAGTAGATCTTTTTAAAGAAAACAATATCGCTATTTTTGGGCCTACTAAAGCTGCTGCTATGTTGGAAGCTTCAAAATCTTTTATGAAGAGTTTTTTAAAAAAATATAAAATCAAAACAGCTAAATTTTTAAACACAACTGATTATGAAAAAGCTAAGAAATTTATCACATCTTTAACACCTCCTATTGTTGTAAAAGCAGATGGCTTATGCGCAGGTAAAGGGGTGATTATCGCGCAAAGCCATGAAGAAGCTTTAGAGGCTACTAAAAATATGCTAAGTGGAGAAAGCTTTGGGGAAGCTGGAAAAATTGTTGTGATTGAAGAATATCTTGATGGTTTTGAATTAAGCGTATTTGCGGTTTGTGATGGAAATGATTTTATATTGTTGCCTGCGGCACAAGATCATAAAAGATTGTTAGATAATGATAAAGGGCCTAATACAGGTGGTATGGGGGCTTATGCTCCAAGTACTTTAGCAAGTGAAAGTTTGTTAGAGCAAGTGAAGAAAGATATAGTGGCGCCAACTCTTAAAGGCATGAAAGAAGAAGGTGCTGAATTTGTTGGAGTGTTGTTTATAGGTTTGATGGTTGTAAATAATAAACCTTATGTTTTAGAGTATAATGTGCGTTTTGGTGATCCTGAATGTGAGGTTTTGATGCCTTTAATAGAAAATCCTTTGGATTTGTTTTTAGCATGTGTGAATAAAAATCTTGCTAATACTCATATAAAAATTAAAAATGAATTTGCTGTGGGTGTGGTTTGTGCAAGCAAAAATTATCCTTACAAGGACTCCCCAAAAGCATTGATCGAAATAGGAAATATTCCTCAAAATTCTCATATTTCTTATGCTGGTGTGAGTTTAGAAGATGATAAATTATATGCCAGTGGTGGCCGTGTGTTGGTTTGCGTGGGAACTGGCAAAAGCATTGAAGAAGCTCAAAAAAATGCTTATATGCTTTGTGAAAATGTCCATTTTAAAGGAAAACAATACAGAAAAGATATTGCCTTTCAGGTTCTTAAATGA